Proteins from a genomic interval of Sulfurimonas sp. HSL3-2:
- a CDS encoding phosphatase codes for MIAIDLGSNTLRCITYDCDTKEWGEEYEAIVKTAENLHQNKTISEEAVQRVINALQEAQKKLDFKSHEVYAVTTEAMRQAVNSDAVLYEIYAKTGLKFEIIDGDKEARFTTKAVKNRLDILSLSSSSFALVDIGGGSTEIIFYDNGKITSKSFNIGIVTLTDISENIDDIETNLQKLLVPVKKYIDSYYDEHKKPDIFVQTAGTPTTISAYLQGMNYNTYDASKINGYKLDMEGCKKTMQELLKMDDEKRSFYVGVGREDLIISGIIIVEKLYEVLGYESSVVIDDSLREGIALSYCDKV; via the coding sequence ATGATAGCCATAGATCTAGGCTCAAACACTCTTCGATGTATCACGTACGATTGTGATACAAAAGAGTGGGGCGAGGAGTATGAAGCGATCGTCAAGACTGCTGAAAACCTGCATCAGAACAAGACCATCAGTGAAGAAGCGGTTCAAAGAGTCATAAATGCTTTGCAAGAAGCTCAAAAGAAACTTGATTTCAAATCGCATGAAGTGTATGCTGTCACGACTGAAGCGATGCGTCAGGCTGTTAATTCTGATGCAGTACTCTATGAGATATATGCCAAGACGGGACTAAAGTTCGAGATTATAGACGGTGATAAGGAAGCAAGGTTTACGACAAAAGCCGTAAAGAACAGACTTGATATTCTGTCCTTATCATCTTCGTCATTTGCGTTAGTAGATATAGGCGGCGGTTCGACGGAGATCATCTTTTACGATAATGGAAAGATCACTTCAAAAAGTTTTAATATCGGGATAGTCACGCTTACGGACATTTCTGAAAATATAGATGACATAGAGACGAATCTTCAAAAACTTTTAGTCCCGGTCAAAAAGTATATAGACTCTTACTATGATGAGCATAAAAAACCTGATATTTTTGTTCAGACAGCAGGTACTCCGACTACTATCTCGGCATATCTGCAGGGAATGAACTATAACACTTACGATGCTTCGAAAATAAACGGCTATAAGCTTGATATGGAAGGATGTAAAAAGACGATGCAGGAACTCCTGAAAATGGATGATGAAAAGAGGTCTTTTTATGTCGGTGTAGGAAGAGAAGATCTCATAATATCGGGGATCATCATAGTCGAAAAACTGTATGAAGTCTTAGGGTATGAGAGCTCCGTCGTGATAGATGACAGCCTCAGAGAGGGTATCGCGCTTTCATATTGCGATAAAGTGTGA
- the ilvA gene encoding threonine ammonia-lyase, which yields MLDINKIYEARERIKDVVVHTPFSFAPYLSEASGCEVYLKKENLQVTGAFKIRGAYNKIASLSEEQRQSGVVAASAGNHAQGVAFSAQKFGIKATIVMPDSTPLTKINGVKHYGAQVILAGTNYDEAYAYALQYGEENSLVFVHPFEDDEVMAGQGTLALEILEEAKELDAVLIPVGGGGLISGMAKAFKALNPHIQVIGVSAKGAPALKNSYEMGRPIDSVSVRTIADGIAVRDCSPITLAYIIESVDKFITVDDEEIASAILYLLERQKLVVEGAGAVGVAALLHNELPELKDKKVAVVLSGGNMDVTLLSVIIEKGLIKSSRKMKLTVTLVDKPGSLMRLTEILKDLNANIVHISYDRTSISLDYGDANVTIHLETKGEEHQEQIISVLQKEGYLSRYIN from the coding sequence TTGTTAGATATAAATAAAATATACGAAGCGCGCGAACGCATCAAAGATGTCGTCGTTCATACACCGTTTTCTTTCGCACCTTACCTTAGCGAAGCATCGGGCTGTGAGGTCTACTTAAAAAAAGAGAACCTTCAGGTCACGGGTGCATTTAAGATCCGCGGTGCGTATAACAAGATAGCTTCGCTCAGTGAAGAGCAAAGACAAAGCGGTGTTGTAGCTGCGAGTGCGGGTAATCATGCTCAAGGCGTAGCGTTTTCGGCTCAAAAGTTCGGCATCAAAGCGACTATCGTCATGCCTGATTCTACACCTCTTACAAAGATAAACGGTGTGAAACACTACGGAGCTCAGGTCATCTTAGCCGGAACAAATTATGATGAAGCTTATGCTTATGCGCTTCAATACGGAGAGGAAAACTCTTTAGTGTTCGTCCATCCTTTTGAAGATGATGAAGTGATGGCAGGTCAGGGGACTCTGGCATTAGAGATATTAGAAGAAGCAAAAGAGTTAGACGCCGTGCTGATCCCTGTCGGGGGCGGAGGTCTTATCTCCGGAATGGCAAAGGCTTTTAAAGCTCTTAATCCGCATATTCAAGTGATCGGTGTAAGTGCAAAAGGTGCGCCTGCACTGAAAAACTCTTATGAGATGGGACGTCCTATCGACTCTGTTTCGGTGCGTACTATAGCCGATGGTATTGCTGTTCGTGATTGTTCGCCTATCACTCTTGCATATATCATTGAGAGTGTCGATAAGTTTATAACCGTGGATGATGAGGAGATCGCAAGTGCGATACTCTACCTGTTAGAACGTCAAAAACTTGTTGTGGAAGGTGCAGGAGCCGTAGGTGTCGCAGCACTTTTACATAACGAGCTTCCTGAGTTAAAAGACAAGAAAGTAGCCGTAGTGTTAAGCGGCGGAAATATGGACGTGACACTGCTTTCGGTCATCATCGAAAAGGGTCTTATAAAGTCAAGCCGTAAGATGAAACTGACAGTGACTTTAGTAGATAAACCGGGTTCATTGATGAGACTCACAGAGATACTCAAAGACCTCAATGCGAACATTGTTCATATCTCTTATGACAGAACATCCATCTCTCTTGATTACGGAGATGCAAATGTGACTATCCACCTTGAGACTAAGGGTGAAGAGCATCAAGAGCAGATCATATCCGTCTTACAAAAAGAGGGATATTTGAGCAGATATATCAATTGA
- a CDS encoding CoA-binding protein, whose translation MECEFPSINSSRDDIREIFSSVKTIAVIGLSPDETKDSHRVAAYLQNCGYKIVPVYPKGETILGETVYKSLKEIPFAVDMVDIFRKADALDAIADACIERGDVKVFWSQIGIVNNAAAKKAQDAGMKVVQSQCAMVDHRNI comes from the coding sequence ATGGAGTGCGAATTTCCAAGTATAAATTCTAGCAGAGACGATATAAGAGAGATTTTTTCTAGCGTAAAAACAATTGCGGTCATCGGGTTGTCACCTGATGAGACTAAAGACAGCCACAGAGTCGCAGCGTATCTTCAAAACTGCGGTTATAAGATAGTTCCCGTATATCCAAAGGGTGAGACTATTCTTGGTGAAACGGTATATAAATCTTTAAAAGAGATCCCTTTTGCTGTCGATATGGTAGATATTTTCCGTAAAGCCGATGCACTTGATGCCATAGCAGATGCATGTATAGAGCGCGGTGACGTTAAAGTGTTCTGGTCTCAGATAGGCATAGTCAACAATGCAGCGGCTAAAAAAGCGCAAGATGCGGGTATGAAAGTAGTTCAAAGTCAATGTGCGATGGTAGATCATCGTAATATATAG
- a CDS encoding cation-translocating P-type ATPase — MSEEIKNIGLSSAEAVIRLKKYGPNLPPDSRPKTLFGIIIGVVSEPMFLMLLVAGGIYLLLGDLAEALFLLVFVFVVIGITLIQTHKTERALESLRDLSSPRALVIRDGKKMRIAGQDVVPGDLLILHEGDRIPADATLINGQLSVDESLLTGESVPVNKMVSEPGDESSSLFASTIVTKGYAKALVQQTGNATAVGGIGKALLETYETTSRLQRSSRVIIKNLVMIAFAMVVLLVLVNWLLNEQSFLQSILSGITLAMAILPEEITVILTVFLALGAWRISKINVLTRDITAVEALGTTTVLAVDKTGTLTQNSMQVAELSIDENSFISSEETLEEEFHSLVEFAMLATPQNPFDPMEKAIQSFGHELLSGTEHIHDDTVPHFEYELSPEILAMTRVISTERPSLYLLATKGAPEAVADLCHLPEEKLQDIQQRVEGMAKRGLRVLGVARGEWKKKDLAEEWPKSQHDFDFTFLGLVGFIDPIRPEVPAAIQECQNAGIKVLMLTGDHPATAQAIAREVGLAYDAQIILGDEIESLSDDVLKERLKNITVCARMRPEHKLRLVQVLQDSGEIVGMTGDGVNDAPALKVSNVGIAMGQRGTDVAREAASLVLLDDSFASITAAISQGRRIYDNITKATRFAFAVHLPIIILTLLPALLQWPILLMPAHIVLLQLLIDPACSIVFESEPASADIMKRPPRHIDASPFALSNVGHALIQGSGIAFILIAGDYVLQQMEWSDAQIRISVFIAFVLTLFFLVLANRTFRDPIRLKIKESNPWIIYMLGGVALILSAVIFVPLLRDIMKFSPIDVQTAAASLILLTASGIWLQILRYRS, encoded by the coding sequence ATGAGCGAAGAGATCAAAAACATCGGGCTTAGTTCGGCGGAGGCTGTCATACGTTTAAAGAAGTATGGCCCTAACCTGCCGCCTGACAGCCGACCGAAGACACTGTTTGGTATCATCATCGGTGTTGTAAGCGAACCTATGTTTTTGATGCTGCTCGTTGCCGGAGGCATCTACCTTCTGCTCGGTGATCTTGCCGAAGCGCTCTTTTTACTTGTCTTTGTCTTCGTAGTCATCGGGATCACTTTGATCCAGACACATAAGACAGAACGTGCTTTAGAATCCCTTCGTGACCTTTCATCGCCGCGTGCTTTAGTGATACGAGACGGCAAAAAGATGCGTATTGCAGGACAGGATGTCGTCCCTGGAGATCTGCTTATACTGCATGAAGGTGACCGCATTCCAGCAGATGCTACTCTCATAAACGGTCAGCTTTCAGTTGACGAATCACTCCTTACGGGAGAATCCGTACCCGTAAATAAAATGGTAAGCGAACCCGGAGATGAAAGCTCTTCACTCTTTGCCAGTACTATCGTCACAAAGGGTTACGCAAAAGCACTGGTACAGCAAACCGGTAATGCGACAGCAGTAGGAGGCATCGGCAAAGCACTCTTGGAGACATACGAGACTACGTCAAGACTACAACGGTCCTCTCGCGTCATCATAAAAAATCTTGTTATGATCGCTTTTGCGATGGTAGTACTGCTTGTACTTGTAAACTGGCTGTTAAACGAGCAGTCATTTTTACAGAGTATCCTTTCAGGCATCACATTGGCGATGGCAATACTGCCTGAAGAGATCACGGTTATTCTAACAGTGTTCTTGGCACTCGGTGCATGGCGCATCTCCAAGATAAACGTCCTTACCCGTGATATCACGGCAGTAGAAGCACTTGGGACGACCACTGTCCTTGCAGTTGACAAGACAGGGACATTGACGCAGAACTCTATGCAGGTCGCAGAACTCTCAATAGACGAAAATTCATTTATATCATCAGAGGAAACGCTTGAAGAGGAGTTCCACTCACTTGTAGAGTTCGCCATGCTCGCAACACCGCAAAACCCTTTTGATCCGATGGAAAAAGCGATACAGTCCTTTGGACATGAACTTCTAAGCGGTACCGAGCATATACATGATGACACTGTTCCCCATTTTGAGTATGAACTCTCTCCTGAGATCCTCGCGATGACGCGCGTTATATCTACCGAAAGACCTTCGCTCTATCTGCTGGCTACAAAAGGAGCTCCCGAAGCCGTAGCAGATTTGTGTCATCTTCCTGAAGAAAAACTGCAGGATATCCAGCAAAGAGTAGAAGGGATGGCCAAACGCGGACTACGTGTCCTTGGAGTCGCACGCGGTGAGTGGAAAAAAAAAGATCTGGCAGAGGAGTGGCCAAAAAGTCAGCATGATTTTGATTTTACTTTTCTTGGTCTGGTCGGTTTCATAGACCCTATCCGCCCAGAAGTACCCGCTGCCATACAAGAGTGTCAAAATGCAGGTATCAAAGTGCTTATGCTTACAGGCGACCATCCGGCGACGGCACAGGCGATAGCAAGAGAAGTCGGCTTGGCTTATGATGCTCAAATCATCTTAGGTGATGAGATAGAATCTCTCAGTGACGATGTTTTAAAAGAGCGCTTAAAAAACATTACGGTCTGTGCACGTATGAGGCCTGAACATAAACTAAGACTTGTACAGGTATTGCAAGACAGCGGTGAAATAGTCGGTATGACTGGAGACGGTGTCAATGATGCTCCAGCACTCAAAGTATCAAATGTAGGGATTGCAATGGGACAAAGAGGTACCGATGTCGCCCGTGAAGCGGCATCTCTTGTTCTGCTTGACGATAGCTTTGCAAGTATAACAGCCGCTATATCGCAGGGAAGACGCATCTATGACAACATCACAAAAGCTACACGTTTTGCTTTTGCCGTGCATCTGCCCATTATCATACTCACACTTTTGCCTGCACTTTTACAGTGGCCTATACTTTTGATGCCTGCGCATATCGTACTTTTACAGCTTCTTATCGACCCTGCCTGCTCCATCGTCTTTGAGTCAGAACCTGCATCAGCCGATATTATGAAACGTCCGCCTAGGCATATCGATGCCAGTCCGTTTGCTCTTTCAAATGTCGGACATGCACTTATTCAAGGCAGCGGGATAGCTTTTATACTGATAGCGGGAGATTATGTTTTACAGCAGATGGAATGGAGTGATGCGCAGATACGTATCTCTGTGTTCATCGCATTTGTCTTGACACTCTTTTTTCTGGTCTTGGCGAACAGAACCTTTAGAGATCCGATCAGGCTAAAGATAAAAGAGAGCAATCCGTGGATAATCTATATGCTGGGCGGTGTGGCTCTCATCCTAAGCGCCGTGATATTTGTCCCCTTGCTGCGTGATATCATGAAATTTTCACCGATAGATGTTCAGACAGCTGCGGCTTCTTTGATACTTTTAACGGCTAGCGGAATATGGCTGCAGATACTGCGTTATCGATCTTGA
- a CDS encoding PAS domain S-box protein, whose product MRLSLKYKFILSFIVTEVLFISVIVFYNFSSLHNLSKSLIDEKVETANKLFTELIQAPLVVYDKKTLDNAIDSFTNIKNIVAVEILDKENRVISHVHIDAELSKKIFDARSKKVEAEGRTFILSVLPIKMHDKAIGSAKIIFEVTDSLKTIEDNRNFTFLVSLLGIILSAMSVYIIGNRLTHSLERLTSSAEKIAEDDQVIIPNLGRDGDEMSILSKAMRIMQEQIAQRNRNLNDVVQKLQDSSALLKKERDFHSALLDQASSIVLVMNPKGEVVLSNKVVETLTGYTQNEVIGKVAWEMFIPKEEQERVKRVFSCLVTGDFPNTYENTWIVKDGTHIPFTWSNSCVLDENGNIEYIIAIGIDITERNKTEQTIKTLLNSPVVSIILISVDERILEINDIASKRLNNTPDRLKGKYISDFSTAESSQLRGRYINELLITKKPLMYEEKQDGKIFKNHLYPILDNDGNVLQISIFSHDITEFKKAQKELDKYIRLVDENVIISHTDTEGITTSVSKAFCKLTGYTAKELIGKEYNIIRHPDMPATTYEDLWATIQKGKMWRGEIKNQTKDGQSYWVETSIYPDFDDDKNIIGYNAIRQDITNRKKLEAISITDPLTKLYNRRYFDDIFDTEIKRVKREKKVFCLLSLDVDNFKMYNDTYGHQMGDEVLEMIAHILKEYMKRAGDFAFRIGGEEFSAIFSEEDKNSIYDFTDKIRKSVEEKKIEHKTNNISPYVTVSIGVSFIDFSKNSKVTTDKSALYNHTDELLYKAKAKGRNVVVVEEKKD is encoded by the coding sequence ATGAGATTATCATTAAAATACAAGTTTATTTTATCATTTATAGTAACGGAGGTCCTATTTATCTCTGTTATCGTATTTTATAATTTTTCATCATTACACAACTTGTCAAAATCATTGATCGATGAGAAGGTCGAAACTGCAAATAAGCTTTTTACGGAACTGATACAGGCACCGCTTGTAGTCTATGATAAAAAAACGCTTGATAACGCGATCGACAGCTTTACAAATATCAAGAACATAGTCGCAGTTGAGATACTAGATAAAGAAAATAGAGTCATCTCTCATGTTCATATTGATGCAGAACTTTCTAAAAAGATATTCGATGCAAGATCAAAGAAGGTAGAAGCTGAGGGAAGGACATTTATACTGAGTGTTTTACCTATCAAGATGCATGATAAAGCCATCGGCAGTGCAAAGATCATCTTTGAGGTCACCGACAGTTTAAAGACGATAGAGGACAACAGGAACTTTACTTTTTTAGTCAGTCTATTGGGGATTATATTGAGTGCAATGTCGGTCTATATAATCGGAAACAGATTGACGCATTCATTGGAAAGACTGACATCATCTGCTGAGAAGATAGCAGAAGATGATCAAGTCATAATCCCCAATCTGGGAAGAGACGGGGATGAAATGTCCATTTTGTCAAAAGCAATGCGTATTATGCAAGAACAGATAGCACAGAGAAACAGGAATCTCAATGATGTAGTGCAAAAACTGCAAGACTCATCTGCTTTACTCAAAAAAGAGAGAGACTTTCACAGTGCTCTGCTTGATCAGGCCAGCAGCATAGTTCTTGTTATGAACCCTAAAGGCGAAGTCGTTCTTTCTAATAAAGTAGTAGAAACACTCACAGGCTATACTCAAAATGAAGTCATAGGGAAGGTGGCTTGGGAGATGTTTATACCCAAAGAAGAACAAGAAAGGGTAAAAAGGGTATTTTCATGTCTTGTCACAGGAGATTTTCCAAATACGTACGAGAATACATGGATCGTAAAAGACGGAACACACATCCCTTTTACATGGTCAAATTCCTGTGTTTTGGATGAAAATGGAAATATCGAATATATCATAGCTATCGGTATCGATATTACTGAAAGAAACAAGACCGAGCAGACGATTAAAACGCTTCTTAACTCACCTGTCGTCTCTATTATTCTGATATCTGTCGATGAAAGGATATTGGAAATAAATGATATAGCTTCCAAACGTTTAAACAATACTCCTGACAGACTAAAAGGTAAATATATCTCTGATTTCTCTACAGCAGAAAGTTCACAGTTAAGAGGAAGATATATAAATGAACTTCTTATAACTAAAAAACCTTTGATGTATGAGGAGAAACAAGACGGGAAAATATTTAAAAATCATCTTTACCCGATACTCGACAATGACGGAAATGTTCTTCAGATATCTATCTTTTCTCATGATATCACCGAGTTTAAAAAAGCACAAAAAGAGCTTGATAAATACATCAGACTTGTTGATGAGAACGTCATCATCTCCCATACGGATACTGAAGGGATAACGACAAGTGTCAGTAAGGCTTTTTGTAAACTTACAGGTTATACGGCTAAAGAGCTTATAGGCAAAGAGTACAATATTATCAGACATCCGGATATGCCGGCGACTACCTATGAAGACCTGTGGGCGACGATTCAAAAAGGCAAGATGTGGCGCGGAGAGATTAAAAATCAAACTAAAGACGGTCAGTCCTACTGGGTCGAGACGAGTATATATCCGGATTTTGACGATGACAAAAACATCATCGGTTATAACGCGATCCGTCAAGATATTACCAACAGGAAGAAGTTAGAGGCGATCTCGATCACGGACCCTTTGACTAAACTGTATAACAGACGCTATTTTGATGATATATTTGACACTGAGATAAAGAGAGTAAAAAGAGAGAAAAAAGTTTTTTGTCTGCTCTCTTTGGATGTAGATAACTTTAAGATGTATAACGATACTTACGGACACCAGATGGGTGATGAAGTGCTTGAAATGATCGCACATATACTAAAAGAGTATATGAAAAGGGCAGGTGATTTCGCTTTTAGAATAGGCGGAGAAGAGTTTAGCGCGATCTTTAGTGAAGAGGATAAGAACAGTATATACGACTTTACGGATAAGATACGTAAGTCGGTAGAAGAGAAAAAGATCGAGCACAAAACAAATAATATTTCACCTTATGTTACCGTCTCGATCGGGGTCAGTTTTATAGATTTTAGTAAAAATAGTAAAGTGACGACCGATAAATCTGCTCTTTATAACCACACCGATGAACTTCTTTACAAGGCGAAAGCTAAAGGAAGAAATGTTGTGGTAGTTGAAGAAAAAAAAGATTGA
- a CDS encoding EAL domain-containing protein has protein sequence MKFKLTTKISLITLFSIITSIGVLGFYFDEFLKNIYFEDAKQRISNAKEKIYFDIKNKEQDLIKGVSFIQDDRTMKASIALINNYQNKKHYNAVLLDEEKKDIALQLLRRVKISFNSDIALYDKNAELIAFVFKDDKDYKLNYVSYENSKPVIYSKYEFEDLYKKSSLDDYTKDINYKHILYYKQPELKDRTLITYHYINGSLYIKSHKSMFDKKGVSTSHIEMSYKIDDNYFQNISKNLNMKVFMTPDSKYTNDRLSLLDKSDLDDIDITQSDLQYYSSFIVVTKELPLNIVISLDKSILNSALNKNRIELVLFLILITMVTLIVLYYLLNFNLSKPLNRLMKNIFKIESGDYSESEIIKSGDELQEISVNINDLAKAVHNREKELKESQKKLEYLSNHDELTNLLNRRAFDDSFNEALTYAAEHQGHKVALFFLDLDQFKQVNDTLGHNVGDELLQKVSDRLVEFLVDKAVFARVGGDEFKLYVENFDNIQYVEDLAKNLLRQFEKIFQCGDFEISTTASIGVAIYPDHGTDSVTLIKNADLAMYRSKDKGRNNYSFFSVELAEFLEKRTKTINALKYALKNKDEFMLVYQPKVSIATEKIVGIEALVRWNSATLGHVSPGEFIGIAEDTHMIIEIGKLVLDKACEDFMKLKKEGYILEHISVNISSIQLHYSDLYKTLSDVIAETGIGTHELELEVTESYIATNEIKAIDTLGKFREMGVELAIDDFGTGYSSMSYLQRLPITRLKVDKAFVDDLPYSIESVAVVKAILALANTFGLKITIEGVENEEQLEFFKDKYCDDIQGYVYSKPLSLEELKIFIKENLSKGKE, from the coding sequence ATGAAATTTAAACTAACGACTAAAATATCTTTAATAACACTCTTTTCAATAATTACGTCGATCGGCGTATTGGGTTTTTACTTTGACGAGTTTTTAAAAAATATCTATTTTGAGGATGCAAAACAGCGCATAAGCAATGCTAAAGAGAAGATCTATTTTGATATAAAAAACAAAGAACAGGACCTTATAAAAGGGGTGAGTTTTATCCAAGACGATAGGACTATGAAGGCATCTATAGCACTGATAAATAATTACCAAAATAAAAAACATTATAATGCCGTATTGCTTGATGAAGAGAAAAAAGATATAGCCCTTCAGCTTTTAAGAAGGGTGAAGATATCTTTTAACTCAGATATCGCGTTATATGATAAAAATGCAGAACTCATAGCCTTTGTCTTTAAAGATGACAAAGACTACAAGTTAAACTATGTTTCCTATGAAAACTCCAAACCGGTCATATATTCAAAATACGAGTTTGAGGATCTTTATAAAAAGAGTTCTCTCGATGACTATACAAAGGATATCAACTATAAACATATCCTGTATTATAAACAGCCTGAACTAAAAGACAGAACGCTTATCACATATCACTATATAAACGGCAGTCTCTATATAAAGTCGCATAAAAGCATGTTTGATAAAAAAGGTGTCTCTACATCGCACATAGAGATGTCTTATAAGATAGATGACAACTACTTTCAGAACATTTCAAAAAATCTGAATATGAAAGTATTTATGACTCCCGACAGCAAATATACAAATGATAGACTAAGCCTTTTAGATAAATCGGATCTGGATGATATCGATATTACTCAGTCGGATCTACAGTATTACAGCTCTTTTATCGTAGTCACTAAAGAACTGCCTTTAAATATAGTCATCTCGCTGGATAAATCGATACTAAACAGTGCACTTAATAAAAACAGGATAGAGCTGGTACTCTTTTTGATCTTGATAACGATGGTCACGTTGATAGTGCTTTATTATCTGCTGAACTTCAATCTATCTAAACCTCTAAACAGGTTGATGAAAAATATTTTTAAAATCGAAAGCGGTGATTATTCCGAATCCGAGATAATAAAAAGCGGAGATGAGCTACAAGAGATATCCGTCAATATAAATGATCTGGCAAAAGCTGTACATAACCGTGAAAAAGAGCTGAAAGAGTCGCAAAAAAAATTGGAATATCTTTCAAATCATGATGAACTTACAAATCTGCTCAATAGAAGGGCATTTGATGACAGTTTTAACGAAGCTCTTACTTATGCGGCTGAACATCAAGGGCATAAAGTCGCACTTTTCTTTTTAGACTTAGACCAGTTTAAACAGGTAAACGACACGTTAGGACACAATGTAGGAGATGAACTGCTGCAGAAAGTCTCGGACAGATTAGTAGAATTTTTGGTAGACAAAGCGGTGTTTGCCAGAGTTGGCGGAGATGAGTTCAAATTATATGTTGAAAATTTCGATAATATCCAATATGTAGAAGATCTCGCAAAAAATCTGTTAAGACAGTTTGAAAAGATCTTTCAATGCGGCGATTTTGAGATAAGTACTACGGCGAGTATAGGCGTCGCGATTTATCCCGATCATGGGACAGACTCCGTCACGCTTATAAAAAATGCCGACTTGGCGATGTATAGGTCAAAAGACAAGGGAAGAAACAACTACAGCTTTTTCTCTGTGGAACTTGCAGAGTTCTTGGAAAAACGTACAAAGACAATAAATGCGCTGAAATATGCACTTAAAAACAAAGATGAGTTTATGCTGGTCTATCAACCGAAAGTATCTATAGCGACTGAGAAGATAGTCGGTATTGAAGCGCTTGTCAGATGGAACAGCGCTACTTTAGGACATGTAAGTCCCGGTGAATTTATAGGGATCGCAGAAGATACCCATATGATCATAGAGATCGGAAAATTGGTATTGGATAAAGCCTGTGAAGACTTTATGAAACTTAAAAAAGAGGGCTATATATTAGAACACATCAGTGTCAATATCTCCTCTATCCAGCTTCATTACAGTGATCTTTATAAGACACTAAGCGATGTCATCGCAGAAACCGGCATCGGCACACACGAGCTCGAGCTTGAAGTCACCGAGAGTTATATCGCTACAAACGAGATAAAAGCTATAGATACTCTAGGAAAGTTTAGAGAGATGGGTGTCGAGCTTGCTATCGATGATTTTGGGACAGGATACTCCTCTATGAGTTATCTGCAAAGACTTCCGATCACACGTTTAAAAGTTGACAAGGCATTTGTAGACGACCTGCCGTATTCAATAGAGAGTGTCGCAGTCGTAAAAGCCATCCTTGCCCTGGCAAACACTTTCGGACTTAAGATAACCATAGAGGGTGTAGAAAATGAAGAGCAGTTAGAGTTCTTTAAAGACAAATACTGCGACGATATACAAGGGTATGTCTACTCTAAACCTTTGTCGCTTGAAGAGTTGAAGATATTTATAAAAGAGAATCTGTCAAAAGGTAAAGAGTAA
- a CDS encoding substrate-binding domain-containing protein has product MLLFISTYASGVKFIAFAQDNMANDFRKAQVFEARDAVLKHKDWKFVYSDAKGKTSLLIYQINEFIEKRVDLIILGTNDADAVVPVVTKAYKSGIPVIVLDRGINSQEYTTFINSDNIKIGSIGAKYIAKKLNYKGMVLLFEGLQKADVTHLRSKGFLDEISKYKDIKVIKRTGNYLRRDAIVEMQKLIQEGVHVDAIFSESDSMLSGVRSALLRFDMDPSKIIMIGCDYTSEAKEAIRNGTQTGSILFPLGSKQAVDIAVKIFADKKIPKHIFIPVKLVTKENVERVEPIF; this is encoded by the coding sequence TTGCTACTCTTTATATCGACTTATGCAAGTGGAGTAAAATTCATCGCATTCGCTCAGGACAATATGGCAAACGACTTTCGTAAGGCCCAGGTCTTCGAAGCCAGAGACGCTGTGTTAAAACATAAAGACTGGAAGTTCGTATATTCAGACGCGAAAGGGAAGACCTCACTTCTTATTTATCAGATAAACGAGTTTATAGAAAAGAGGGTCGATCTTATCATTTTAGGGACAAACGATGCTGATGCTGTTGTACCTGTCGTGACAAAAGCCTATAAAAGCGGGATACCTGTCATAGTATTGGATAGAGGTATAAACTCTCAGGAGTACACCACCTTTATAAACTCCGATAATATAAAAATCGGTTCTATCGGTGCTAAGTATATAGCGAAAAAACTGAACTATAAAGGGATGGTCTTACTTTTTGAAGGTCTGCAAAAAGCCGATGTCACACACCTGAGAAGTAAGGGTTTTTTGGATGAGATATCAAAATATAAAGATATAAAAGTCATCAAACGAACAGGAAACTATCTGAGACGCGATGCTATTGTGGAGATGCAGAAGCTTATACAAGAGGGCGTACATGTAGATGCGATCTTTTCAGAAAGCGACAGTATGTTAAGCGGAGTACGAAGCGCACTTTTAAGATTTGACATGGACCCTTCAAAGATCATAATGATCGGTTGCGATTATACGAGTGAAGCCAAAGAAGCGATCAGAAACGGGACACAGACAGGTTCGATCCTCTTTCCGCTTGGTTCTAAGCAGGCGGTGGATATAGCGGTGAAGATATTTGCCGATAAGAAAATACCAAAACATATTTTTATACCGGTGAAACTGGTCACAAAGGAAAACGTTGAAAGAGTGGAACCGATATTTTGA